A region of Drosophila suzukii chromosome 2L, CBGP_Dsuzu_IsoJpt1.0, whole genome shotgun sequence DNA encodes the following proteins:
- the LOC108019400 gene encoding mitochondrial sodium/calcium exchanger protein, which yields MEFIDLSTVTRCSLPQKLFRNANQTCALARSTHSCGSFVFLINYLDVFFCQFKLPTISIYGVISAFLLMVHFSLLFMLTKYFFVPNLVTLIEFAPMTMFGITFLIFGPSIFVSYYNSAWMICDPQRGSLSPLQFAKMVGDILRYFVIGLMVLSMQGYRAEGVTLWSCMTFILTGMGYLYIVTKKSYQIKLMDTDLNLVKFRVTVFLYTFSLVLLLIVVVSHATFQRSLVKGTSKPENYLDMDSGDEILGKYQKQKVFTRRQLWLKMVNGYDNMKDSHVVYKVLMVPIFFAVSNFFPVISKDRFLIGWNKYINCLCLIVLPLICLPHGFKAVSWLIMLLVCWALSILAFISTHSLRRPDNVWIFAFLGLIISSVAMNLLSREIENVTWQYISIQFDVKPDVTALMYFGLGEMFSEAVVVRCLQQRKMWDATFGVVMSIVTYAIFLAFPLLFYQGCFNSSSSIITTASTETGIHFIFLIVSTSLLHISMSGYEFRISLFYYLLVLTVIYVTLQWMIHYDWMLSLATLHKVKLINKGFI from the exons ATGGAATTTATAGACCTCTCAACTGTG ACTCGCTGTTCACTGCCGCAGAAATTGTTTCGAAATGCTAATCAGACTTGTGCTCTTGCAAGGAGTACCCATAGTTGTGGATCGTTTGTGTTTCTTATAAACTACCTAGATGTATTCTTTTGCCAATTTAAATTACCCACGATATCAATTTATGGCGTGATAAGTGCATTTTTATTGATGGTGCACTTTAGTCTGCTGTTTATGCTGACGAAATACTT CTTTGTGCCGAATTTAGTAACGCTCATTGAATTCGCACCCATGACAATGTTTGGCATCACTTTTCTTATCTTCGGGCCAAGTATTTTTGTATCTTATTACAACAGCGCCTGGATGATATGTGATCCTCAGAGAGGTAGCCTGAGTCCTTTGCAGTTTGCAAAAATGGTGGGAGATATATTAAGATATTTTGTGATCGGACTTATGGTTCTGAGTATGCAAGGATATCGGGCTGAAGGAGTCACCCTTTGGTCCTGCATGACCTTTATATTGACCGGAATGGGCTACCTGTATATAGTAACCAAAAAATCTTATCAAATCAAGCTAATGGATACGGACCTGAATCTTGTTAAATTCCGGGTAACTGTGTTCTTGTACACCTTTTCGTTAGTTTTGTTGCTGATCGTGGTCGTGTCGCATGCTACTTTTCAACGAAGTTTAGTAAAAGGTACCTCAAAACCAGAAAACTATTTGGATATGGATAGCGGCGATGAGATTCTGGGCAAATACCAGAAGCAAAAAGTTTTTACCAGACGCCAACTTTGGCTAAAAATGGTTAATGGATATGATAATATGAAGGATTCGCATGTGGTCTATAAAGTTTTAATG GTGCCCATCTTTTTTGCTGTATCTAATTTTTTCCCGGTCATATCCAAAGACCGCTTCCTCATTGGCTGGAACAAGTACATAAACTGCCTCTGTCTGATTGTTCTGCCACTTATATGCCTTCCACATGGCTTTAAAGCTGTGAGCTGGCTAATAATGCTGCTGGTTTGCTGGGCTCTCAGCATTCTGGCCTTCATCTCCACTCACTCTCTAAGGCGACCCGATAATGTGTGGATTTTTGCCTTCCTAGGATTGATCATCAGCTCGGTGGCCATGAATTTGCTAAGTCGGGAGATAGAGAATGTAACCTGGCAGTATATCAGCATCCAGTTTGATGTGAAGCCGGATGTGACGGCTCTGATGTACTTTGGATTGGGTGAGATGTTCAGTGAGGCGGTAGTCGTGAGGTGCCTGCAGCAGCGGAAGATGTGGGATGCCACCTTCGGAGTCGTGATGAGCATAGTCACCTATGCGATATTTCTGGCATTTCCCCTTCTGTTCTACCAGGGATGTTTCAATTCCAGTTCCAGC ATTATAACAACAGCTTCAACGGAGACTGgcattcatttcatttttctcaTCGTCTCCACAAGCTTGCTTCACATTTCCATGAGTGGCTATGAATTTCGCATATCTCTTTTCTACTACCTCTTAGTATTGACGGTTATTTATGTAACCCTTCAGTGGATGATTCACTACGATTGGATGCTTTCACTGGCCACTCTTCATAAAGTAAAGCTTATAAACAAaggttttatttaa
- the LOC108021402 gene encoding basic salivary proline-rich protein 1 encodes MTLFPTRLRGSLLVVVLLILALTTEDVHAKWKSSGSRSRSSSSSSSNRRTSSHSYSSHPAPSHSFSSHPAPAPHADNVKLSYGGGSHSQPSRVSSSQTHSAAPSAPASPIGWNVPAKPQGPPPAYSAANPAGGAHTNIHERPPAYNPSYKPAPPSYSAATQTHSNPNLQSPSRPAGVASPGSSSSGSHYYGGAHSSTGYRGRSNSTGGYGSSGGYQPITATNAHNVQSSYPRQQLPAGATYHPAGQIPAGATYHPAGHLPAGASYHPAGQVPHGATYYPTGQIPAGATYHPSGGYPAGASYHPAGQVPHGATYYPQGPPVAAGLPPGATFLPAGGALPAGAVYYPQAPQKSSSGLGLGTGLIAGALGGAILGHALTPTHTRVVDHSYSGGGGGGGVSQGGDDKIIIINNGPPGSVTTSDVGSGTTVINTGGTQAAGYPSPPVPPVYAAPPASVSQALPVPPAPPAPGAVPLAPLSPLPPTPADPSAPAPASGTPVAPGTPVAPGAPVAPNPADPNAPVPPAPGAPADPNAPPAGNIICVPVKVPGPDPNDPTKTIELDQIACYPAPPPETAPPANGTAPVVEGPVPGPVSAPGAVQLAPIEATTPVTIPEGSVPLAPIIPGGQPDIMKMPGLTQARLSAESGLRDAHSMAQRTFGHFSLISTVVTLIVAYCIH; translated from the exons ATGACCCTTTTCCCGACGCGGCTCAGAGGCAGCCTGTTGGTGGTGGTTCTTCTCATATTGGCCCTAACCACTGAGGATGTGCATGCCAAGTGGAAGTCCAGTGGCAGCAGAAGTCGCTCTAGTTCCAGTTCCAGTTCCAACAGAAGGACCTCTTCGCACTCCTACTCATCCCACCCGGCTCCTTCGCACTCCTTCTCATCCCACCCGGCTCCCGCTCCCCACGCGGATAATGTGAAGCTGAGCTACGGAGGTGGATCCCATTCCCAGCCGAGCAGGGTGAGCAGCTCTCAAACGCACAGTGCTGCCCCTTCAGCCCCAGCCTCGCCCATCGGCTGGAATGTCCCTGCGAAGCCCCAAGGGCCTCCGCCGGCTTACTCCGCCGCGAATCCCGCGGGCGGAGCTCACACCAACATTCACGAGCGTCCGCCGGCCTACAATCCGTCATACAAGCCAGCACCACCCAGCTACTCGGCGGCCACCCAGACGCACAGCAACCCGAATCTGCAGAGCCCATCGCGTCCAGCAGGAGTTGCCAGTCCCGGTTCCAGTTCAAGTGGATCCCACTACTACGGCGGAGCGCACTCCAGTACTGGATACAGGGGCCGAAGTAACTCCACGGGCGGATATGGCTCCTCCGGTGGATACCAGCCCATCACGGCCACCAATGCCCACAACGTGCAGTCGAGCTATCCCCGCCAGCAATTGCCAGCGGGAGCCACCTACCACCCAGCGGGACAAATTCCAGCAGGAGCCACTTATCATCCGGCGGGTCACTTGCCGGCTGGAGCCTCGTACCACCCAGCGGGTCAGGTGCCCCATGGTGCGACTTACTACCCAACTGGCCAGATTCCGGCAGGTGCCACTTACCATCCCTCCGGCGGCTATCCGGCTGGAGCCTCTTATCACCCAGCCGGACAAGTGCCCCACGGAGCCACCTATTATCCACAAGGACCGCCCGTCGCCGCAGGTCTCCCACCAGGCGCCACCTTCCTGCCCGCCGGAGGAGCTCTGCCCGCAGGAGCCGTTTACTATCCACAGGCACCGCAAAAGTCCTCCTCAGGCTTGGGATTGG GCACTGGTCTTATTGCCGGAGCTTTGGGTGGTGCTATCCTGGGTCATGCCCTCACTCCCACCCATACCCGTGTGGTGGATCACTCCTATTCCGGCggtggtggaggtggaggagTCAGCCAGGGTGGCGACGACAAGATCATTATTATCAACAATGGACCACCGGGATCTGTGACCACCAGTGATGTGGGATCCGGCACTACGGTAATAAATACTGGAGGAACCCAAGCCGCTGGCTATCCTTCGCCGCCAGTGCCACCTGTATACGCAGCTCCTCCTGCTTCAGTCTCCCAGGCTCTTCCTGTTCCACCTGCTCCACCAGCTCCAGGCGCTGTCCCCTTGGCGCCATTAAGTCCTTTGCCGCCAACACCCGCTGATCCATCGGCTCCTGCTCCTGCCTCTGGAACTCCCGTTGCTCCTGGGACTCCCGTTGCCCCTGGAGCTCCAGTTGCCCCGAATCCGGCGGACCCCAACGCACCAGTTCCACCTGCACCCGGAGCACCCGCTGATCCGAATGCACCACCTGCGGGTAACATCATTTGTGTACCCGTTAAAGTGCCTGGACCGGATCCCAACGATCCCACCAAGACGATAGAGCTGGACCAGATTGCCTGCTATCCGGCACCACCACCGGAAACTGCTCCTCCAGCCAATGGAACCGCACCGGTCGTTGAAGGACCTGTTCCCGGTCCCGTTTCCGCGCCCGGAGCCGTTCAACTGGCTCCCATCGAGGCCACAACACCTGTCACCATTCCCGAGGGATCTGTGCCGTTGGCTCCCATTATCCCCGGAGGTCAGCCGGATATCATGAAGATGCCTGGTCTGACACAGGCTCGACTTTCGGCAGAATCTGGTCTCAGGGATGCTCACAGTATGGCGCAGCGAACCTTTGGTCACTTTAGCCTCATCTCGACGGTGGTTACCCTGATTGTGGCCTACTGTATCCACTAA
- the LOC108014023 gene encoding LOW QUALITY PROTEIN: uncharacterized protein (The sequence of the model RefSeq protein was modified relative to this genomic sequence to represent the inferred CDS: deleted 2 bases in 1 codon; substituted 1 base at 1 genomic stop codon) — protein MDEAWERCKFCGPVAVGGVGAAQFKLHNSDRSVKEISSAEGAAALSYRTXESEI, from the exons ATGGACGAAGCCTGGGAGAGATGCAAATTTTGTGGTCCT GTGGCTGTCGGGGGCGTGGGGGCTGCCCAATTTAAGCTCCATAACTCAGACCGCAGCGTGAAAGAAATTAGTTCAGCCGAGGGAGCTGCTGCTCTTTCTTATCGAACGTGAGAATCAGAGATTTGA
- the LOC108006484 gene encoding uncharacterized protein has protein sequence MRSWYLALSLLLIAASVFQPIEARGGRGRGGGSFGGLFGGWRKYKKPSSSGGGRRVVSGSPVHTAMTVPKPPPPPAPPKPMMPSKQQIPSYPRQQMPPGYGYGSYPGQVGGTYYSSPQALPAGAVYYAQPPVGMNRGTGTGDFLTGMLAGHMMNNLMFGHRHHTYHRNREEGQTPSQGDGRQIIIVNNGQQEGVLQNETTISGEASAVVPPENPLTEEDEEGQGEGESDPVSSEESPEFEATPQPYPDGGIICFPITLNETDPENSEAMREVERVVCFPAPPHNPDDFQPTVTTEPPIVAGDIVGGAEDGSQGGGFDEVSNAGVPIEVANFVAARATKVEMDTI, from the exons ATGAGATCCTGGTACTTGGCACTTAGCCTGCTGCTTATCGCAGCGTCCGTGTTTCAGCCCATTGAGGCTCGTGGCGGAAGGGGGCGTGGCGGTGGGTCGTTCGGCGGACTCTTCGGCGGATGGCGCAAGTACAAGAAGCCCTCGTCGTCGGGCGGTGGGCGGCGGGTGGTCAGCGGTTCGCCAGTTCACACGGCCATGACGGTGCCGAAACCCCCACCCCCGCCCGCACCTCCAAAGCCGATGATGCCGTCCAAGCAGCAGATCCCCAGCTATCCGCGCCAGCAGATGCCACCGGGCTACGGCTACGGGTCGTATCCTGGCCAAGTAGGTGGGACATACTACTCCAGTCCTCAAGCCTTGCCAGCGGGAGCGGTGTACTACGCCCAACCACCCGTGGGAATGAACCGGGGAACGG GAACGGGAGACTTCCTGACCGGAATGCTGGCGGGTCACATGATGAACAACCTGATGTTTGGCCACCGACACCACACATACCACAGAAATCGGGAGGAGGGACAGACGCCGTCCCAGGGAGATGGTCGCCAGATCATCATCGTGAACAATGGTCAGCAGGAGGGGGTTTTGCAGAATGAAACCACTATTTCAGGGGAAGCCTCCGCCGTAGTTCCTCCCGAAAACCCCCTAACTGAGGAGGATGAGGAGGGGCAGGGCGAGGGGGAGAGTGACCCTGTGTCTAGTGAGGAATCCCCGGAATTCGAGGCGACTCCTCAACCCTATCCAGATGGTGGCATTATTTGCTTCCCCATCACGCTCAACGAAACGGATCCCGAAAACTCAGAGGCGATGCGGGAAGTGGAGCGGGTGGTTTGCTTTCCAGCTCCGCCACACAATCCGGACGATTTCCAACCCACCGTAACCACTGAGCCGCCCATTGTTGCCGGCGATATTGTTGGTGGTGCAGAGGATGGTTCGCAAGGCGGCGGATTTGACGAGGTCAGCAATGCTGGTGTTCCCATCGAGGTGGCCAACTTTGTAGCTGCAAGAGCCACCAAAGTCGAAATGGACACCATTTGA